In Candidatus Methylarchaceae archaeon HK02M2, the genomic window TAAAAAATAGGAAGATTGTCGGAGAATTCGTAGGAGCTACAAAGACTTGGAAAATGAACACTTATGGACTCACGTGGGACCAAGTTATCTACTTGGCCCAAGCGTTTGTAGATATTGCCAGAAAATATAATATAAATGTAGCATAAACCCTGGATACTTCTTCCCTGAATAGGACTGATTAAAAATAATTAAATATTTTTTTAGGCAAACAATTTATAAATTATAACTTCGTTATACGATCCTGGGAATAAGAGTGAGACCTCCATGTGAGCTAGTTGCAGTTTATGTGTTGCCAGCCTTCCGATCCTTGGTGGCAAAAGAACTCATCGAGAAGTACGGTTATACGCAGGTAGCTGTGGCTGATAAACTTGGGACTACACAAGCTACTATAAGTCATTACCTTTACTCTAAACGTGGAGATAAGAAGATGAAGCAAATTCAATCCATACCTATAATTCAGTCTAGAGCAAAGGAGTTTGCCCATAGCATAGCCTCTGAAAAGTTATC contains:
- a CDS encoding helix-turn-helix domain-containing protein: MRPPCELVAVYVLPAFRSLVAKELIEKYGYTQVAVADKLGTTQATISHYLYSKRGDKKMKQIQSIPIIQSRAKEFAHSIASEKLSLIDATLTFCKLCVALKEDKFLASLSGCNTCSNMKK